A genomic stretch from Erysipelothrix sp. HDW6C includes:
- the rpoE gene encoding DNA-directed RNA polymerase subunit delta produces MASKSFSDIAFEKLQKKKKEVLFQKLWKEVSDEVNLTEEVAKRKVASFYNALMLDSRFIALEGNKWDLRDRHTLESLQIDPDLLESYDDYEDEFEDYEIEISVEDE; encoded by the coding sequence ATGGCATCGAAATCATTTAGTGATATTGCATTTGAAAAATTACAAAAAAAGAAAAAAGAAGTATTGTTCCAAAAACTTTGGAAAGAAGTATCGGACGAGGTAAACTTGACCGAAGAAGTTGCGAAACGAAAAGTCGCATCATTTTATAACGCGTTGATGTTAGATTCACGTTTTATTGCTCTTGAAGGTAATAAATGGGATTTACGCGACAGACATACCCTAGAAAGCTTGCAAATTGATCCAGATCTTCTTGAAAGTTATGATGACTATGAAGATGAATTTGAGGATTATGAAATCGAAATAAGCGTCGAAGACGAATAA
- a CDS encoding DUF1934 domain-containing protein, whose protein sequence is MKITITQNSRDNRSKVVDNAATMDDYGSYRRMTYAEENGAIVVIDILSDEISLKRQDTWLTQGLFHRFDKTEMLVSNEHGTVIFDVNVEEMQIEENLLYIRYHLSQGNERIDTLEFECRWEPEV, encoded by the coding sequence TTGAAAATTACAATTACACAAAACTCGCGAGATAATCGTTCGAAGGTAGTCGATAACGCTGCTACGATGGATGATTATGGCTCGTATCGCCGCATGACTTACGCCGAAGAGAATGGCGCCATTGTCGTGATAGACATCTTAAGTGATGAAATTTCGCTCAAACGTCAAGACACATGGTTAACTCAAGGCTTGTTTCATAGATTTGATAAAACTGAAATGCTTGTATCGAATGAGCATGGAACCGTAATATTTGATGTTAATGTAGAAGAAATGCAGATTGAAGAGAACTTGCTTTATATTAGGTATCATTTGAGCCAAGGTAACGAACGTATCGATACCCTTGAGTTTGAGTGTAGGTGGGAACCGGAGGTATAA
- a CDS encoding aminopeptidase P family protein, whose protein sequence is MNKDTYSAIRKNIMTALPKNTVTFLFSGMGVRKSADSEYPFYANRNFYYATGIEEPEAVLVFDKDNDQTILFLRDIDPNMEKWVGYFMKDIEAQVISGIEDIRYFSEFDAYVESVLARDVQIGLDFDHDTLTEAIHGSGISFADYVGEERVINIFEDIVSCRMVKLPEEVEAIKEAIEVTNQAILSSLEMMKPGNNENDVAARFLYEGNKAHGELMFDTILAGGKNATVLHYVENNNELHDGDLLLFDLGIKVNGYGADISRTFPINGKFTERQREVYQVVLDTFHAVNEAIRPGISIVTLNDLAKEYLAEGCIRLGLIDDPKDVSRYYYHSIGHSLGLDTHDVWLDRDAPLVQGNVITNEPGLYIAEEGIGIRIETDVLVTEESNEDLGPQIIREIDEIEAYLAK, encoded by the coding sequence ATGAATAAAGATACATACAGTGCAATACGCAAGAATATAATGACTGCTTTACCAAAGAATACCGTAACATTCTTGTTCAGTGGCATGGGGGTTCGAAAATCAGCTGATTCAGAATACCCATTCTATGCCAATCGAAACTTCTATTATGCTACAGGGATTGAAGAGCCTGAGGCGGTACTGGTTTTTGATAAGGATAACGATCAAACAATTTTATTCCTAAGAGATATCGATCCCAACATGGAAAAATGGGTTGGGTATTTTATGAAGGATATCGAAGCGCAAGTTATTTCCGGCATCGAAGACATTCGCTATTTTAGTGAATTTGATGCCTATGTTGAATCTGTACTCGCGCGCGATGTTCAAATCGGATTGGATTTTGACCATGATACATTAACAGAAGCAATTCACGGATCGGGTATATCTTTTGCTGACTATGTGGGGGAAGAGCGTGTCATCAATATCTTTGAAGACATTGTGTCATGCCGTATGGTAAAACTTCCTGAAGAAGTTGAAGCAATCAAAGAAGCGATTGAAGTTACCAATCAAGCAATCTTGTCATCCCTTGAGATGATGAAACCGGGTAACAATGAAAATGATGTTGCTGCACGTTTCCTCTATGAGGGAAACAAGGCACATGGTGAATTGATGTTTGATACCATTCTTGCTGGTGGTAAGAATGCGACCGTACTTCACTATGTTGAGAATAACAATGAACTCCATGATGGTGATCTCTTACTTTTTGATTTAGGGATTAAAGTAAATGGATATGGTGCTGATATCTCAAGAACATTCCCGATTAATGGGAAGTTCACTGAGCGTCAACGCGAAGTGTACCAAGTTGTGTTGGATACGTTCCACGCAGTAAATGAAGCCATACGCCCAGGCATTAGCATCGTCACACTGAATGATCTTGCTAAAGAATACCTTGCTGAAGGCTGTATTCGTTTGGGATTGATTGATGATCCCAAAGATGTGTCACGTTACTATTACCACTCAATTGGTCATTCGCTAGGACTCGATACACATGATGTATGGTTGGACCGAGATGCACCGCTTGTACAAGGCAACGTTATCACGAATGAACCTGGACTCTACATTGCAGAAGAAGGCATTGGAATTCGTATTGAAACCGATGTATTGGTAACAGAGGAAAGCAATGAAGATTTGGGTCCGCAAATAATTCGAGAAATTGATGAAATTGAAGCATATTTAGCGAAATAA
- a CDS encoding HD domain-containing protein: MSIHFKECFEHKVMRDTVHGYIHVNYQLIWDLINAPEFQRLRRIHQLGGTSMVYHTAEHSRFSHSLGVYEVVRQMIEKVSGLGDVLSEYERVSLLCAGLLHDIGHGPYSHAFEAVTDVNHETFTDRIILEDTHINRILTAVDAQLPQVVSDIIAHRHERALLTQIISSQLDADRMDYLLRDSYFTGVSYGEFDLQRILRTMIVVDDRIVMKESGIHAVEDYIMARYQMYWQVYLHPTSRSFEGILLSIFNRMKDLTLEDSDAMDCVSFFKPFVREGSISLQSHYELDESTCISGFMTLTKSDDAILRDLASRLLNRVLFQYVDFESDEQLQKIENAVNTAGYDTNYYVVKDFTTQTLYQTPYEQNVDSEIYVSIDGKLVELSQASSIVRGFVMGEAKEDRKVFYPKEIRYE, translated from the coding sequence ATGTCAATTCACTTTAAGGAGTGTTTTGAACATAAGGTAATGCGTGATACGGTCCATGGATACATTCACGTTAATTACCAACTTATTTGGGATTTGATTAACGCACCGGAATTCCAAAGATTACGCCGTATTCATCAGTTGGGTGGAACGAGTATGGTTTACCATACGGCTGAACATTCGCGCTTTTCACACTCTTTGGGAGTGTATGAGGTTGTACGACAAATGATTGAAAAGGTCTCCGGTCTCGGTGATGTTTTATCGGAATATGAGCGGGTATCTTTGTTATGTGCGGGTTTGTTGCATGATATTGGTCATGGGCCCTATTCGCATGCTTTTGAGGCCGTAACGGATGTGAATCACGAAACCTTTACGGATCGTATCATCTTAGAAGATACGCACATTAATCGCATACTCACAGCTGTAGATGCTCAATTGCCGCAAGTGGTGAGTGATATTATCGCGCATCGTCATGAACGCGCATTGCTTACCCAAATTATCTCCAGCCAATTGGATGCAGATCGTATGGACTACCTCCTGCGCGATTCGTATTTCACAGGAGTCAGTTATGGGGAGTTTGATTTGCAACGTATCTTGCGAACAATGATTGTGGTTGATGATCGCATTGTGATGAAGGAAAGCGGGATTCATGCTGTTGAAGATTACATCATGGCACGCTATCAAATGTATTGGCAAGTTTACTTACATCCAACATCACGGAGTTTTGAAGGGATTCTTCTTTCAATTTTTAACAGAATGAAGGATTTAACACTTGAGGATTCCGACGCGATGGATTGCGTATCCTTCTTTAAACCATTTGTGCGTGAGGGGAGTATCTCATTGCAATCGCATTACGAATTGGATGAATCAACGTGTATAAGTGGGTTTATGACATTAACCAAAAGCGATGATGCGATTCTTCGTGATCTTGCATCACGCTTATTGAATCGTGTCTTATTCCAATATGTTGATTTTGAGTCGGATGAACAATTACAAAAAATAGAGAATGCTGTAAATACGGCGGGTTATGATACAAACTATTATGTTGTGAAGGATTTTACAACACAAACACTTTATCAAACACCGTATGAGCAAAATGTTGATTCGGAAATTTATGTTTCCATCGATGGAAAACTTGTGGAGTTATCGCAAGCATCGTCCATTGTCCGCGGTTTTGTCATGGGAGAAGCCAAAGAAGATCGCAAGGTCTTTTATCCTAAGGAGATAAGATATGAATAA
- the gltX gene encoding glutamate--tRNA ligase, translating to MERVRVRYAPSPTGFLHIGNARTALFDYLIAKHYGGDFVLRIEDTDIERNVEGGEDSQSFYLDWLGIVPDESPEKPNPKYAPYRQMERLDIYKEYVDKLIVQGDAYKCYCTSEELDADYNRQKEAGYASTRYNQKCFHLSDEEKAANEAEGKPFSVRLHVPENATYTFDDMVRGEITFESKDIGDWVIVKSNGIPTYNFAVVIDDHLMEISHVFRGEEHISNTPKQMMIFEMFGWDIPRYGHMTLIVNETGKKLSKRDNSIMQYISQYKDQGYLPEAMFNFMSLLGWSPKGEQELFTHDELVAEFSEQRLSKAPSMFDVTKLTWMNHQYLKAKDDAAWLAFVRPFAEAAHDLSNKDEAWVNTMLLLYKEQCQYGAEIGTLIDGFFNEPVLGEAETDVLSWETTGAVAKAFLASLPTDWTVENLKEAFNTTKTETGLKGKPLFMGLRVSATHQSHGPDLMSALYLTGEDVIRNRLETYVNSL from the coding sequence ATGGAAAGAGTTCGAGTAAGATATGCACCAAGTCCAACGGGTTTTTTACACATTGGGAATGCGCGTACAGCTTTGTTTGATTATTTAATTGCAAAACACTATGGGGGAGATTTTGTTTTGCGTATTGAGGATACCGATATTGAACGGAATGTTGAGGGTGGAGAAGACTCACAATCATTCTATCTTGATTGGTTGGGAATTGTTCCTGATGAATCACCAGAAAAACCAAATCCTAAATATGCGCCGTATCGCCAAATGGAGCGTTTGGATATCTATAAAGAATATGTTGATAAATTGATTGTTCAAGGTGATGCTTATAAGTGTTACTGTACATCTGAAGAGTTGGATGCAGACTACAATCGTCAAAAAGAAGCCGGTTATGCTTCAACACGTTACAACCAAAAATGCTTCCATCTTAGTGATGAAGAAAAGGCAGCAAATGAAGCGGAAGGGAAACCCTTCTCTGTGCGTTTGCATGTTCCAGAAAATGCAACATACACATTCGACGATATGGTTCGTGGTGAGATTACATTCGAATCCAAAGATATCGGTGACTGGGTCATCGTAAAATCAAATGGAATTCCGACATATAATTTTGCTGTTGTTATTGATGATCATCTAATGGAAATCTCACATGTATTCCGTGGTGAAGAACATATTTCGAACACACCGAAACAAATGATGATTTTCGAAATGTTTGGATGGGACATTCCGCGTTACGGTCATATGACACTCATCGTCAATGAAACGGGGAAAAAACTCTCGAAACGTGATAATTCAATTATGCAATATATTAGCCAATACAAAGATCAAGGCTATTTACCCGAAGCAATGTTTAATTTCATGTCACTGCTAGGGTGGTCACCAAAGGGTGAACAAGAACTCTTTACACATGATGAATTGGTTGCGGAATTTAGTGAACAACGTTTATCCAAAGCGCCATCAATGTTTGATGTTACAAAATTAACATGGATGAACCACCAATATTTAAAAGCGAAAGATGATGCAGCCTGGTTGGCATTTGTACGCCCATTCGCAGAAGCGGCTCATGATTTAAGCAATAAAGATGAAGCATGGGTTAATACGATGTTATTGCTTTATAAAGAACAATGCCAATACGGTGCTGAAATTGGTACGCTGATTGATGGTTTCTTCAATGAACCGGTATTGGGTGAGGCTGAAACAGATGTCTTGAGTTGGGAAACTACAGGAGCTGTTGCGAAAGCATTCTTGGCAAGCTTACCAACTGACTGGACTGTTGAAAATCTAAAAGAAGCGTTCAATACAACGAAAACAGAGACAGGTCTAAAAGGAAAACCATTATTTATGGGGTTGCGTGTGAGCGCAACACATCAATCACACGGTCCAGATTTAATGAGTGCGTTATACTTAACCGGTGAAGATGTCATCCGAAATCGTCTTGAGACGTATGTCAATTCACTTTAA
- a CDS encoding LuxR C-terminal-related transcriptional regulator — protein MQLISAKMKRPELPKAMISRPNLETKLKKLGDYPLTFVEGISGTGKSLVVSKVVSQSFPNTVWLSLDATCNHVYVFWKYVMQMSNIESLNAVETLGMDALETALNTFINILNEGEARVFVFDDMHYINDATILSMVDSMIANLLPHIHIVWITQPHGQFTYTKYLMKHKMLLIRDEDLRLTHEESLDYLQNVLEYTGDASLTIANFAEGWVGGLHLGVAATIWEQRLDDNLIDTYLEREIFNACTQDEQRFMVETSILTYFNQPLIDAYQPGSDLKALLASFTKRHIMVQYVGSDVRYHHMWQDFLRRKFQSLPDHEAIRRRIVAIYTDQGDAYEAIEHLFELKDYVAIMARVVTLAQSATTFAFLGRVPIMAIVDNFEFAYQKLFYHYANMEFSACTEIFRVISTTENLDPQFQAFKGLEILIEPANVGYQHDTVETPRASELTQALVGVRNAAMHYYRDRFHDALMVLQAIDVSTVESENPYLRFYVLNITAQVYEELGYLKQALNASKRLQDYIRTMAMLDFIRVSHTISEIGILLKQYRLGDVEVALESIGARYLIDFTNMQTAYQYNYVEYLYLRGNIEVAYREFENVVQHGLKDGLLAYSSILKHPIIHQQLSLTLRNQFKDSYAKADFHTLNSQLVYVRLLLMEQKRDIAIELVDRILVHARRERIHLKVVEASLIKASIVNDARIQIALYKEALYYAHQDCIMEPFMEDRQATLSIIQTHGNHLLTDVSQAELHFHQQICAHLNVNQEQLTEREVEVLKALAQGKTNREIAERLFISLATVKTHLINLYRKLEVSSRVQAVQKGVALGIIKLESIS, from the coding sequence ATGCAGTTGATTTCCGCAAAAATGAAACGTCCCGAACTACCCAAAGCAATGATTTCGCGGCCTAATTTGGAAACGAAACTCAAAAAATTGGGCGATTATCCTTTAACATTTGTTGAAGGAATTTCAGGGACCGGAAAATCATTGGTGGTTTCGAAGGTTGTCTCACAATCTTTCCCCAACACAGTATGGCTATCTTTAGACGCAACATGCAATCATGTTTATGTTTTTTGGAAGTATGTCATGCAAATGTCAAACATTGAATCGCTAAATGCTGTTGAGACCTTGGGCATGGATGCTCTGGAAACTGCGCTGAATACGTTTATCAATATCTTAAATGAAGGCGAAGCACGAGTCTTTGTTTTTGATGACATGCATTACATTAACGATGCAACAATTCTTTCGATGGTTGATTCAATGATTGCCAACCTCCTTCCTCATATTCACATTGTTTGGATTACCCAACCGCATGGTCAATTTACCTACACAAAGTATCTTATGAAGCATAAGATGCTTTTGATTCGTGATGAAGATTTGCGACTCACTCATGAGGAATCCTTGGACTACCTTCAAAATGTGCTTGAATACACGGGTGATGCGTCATTAACGATTGCGAATTTTGCTGAAGGTTGGGTCGGTGGTTTGCATCTTGGGGTCGCTGCAACAATTTGGGAACAACGTTTGGATGATAATCTCATTGATACCTATCTTGAACGAGAAATATTTAATGCCTGCACACAAGACGAACAGCGTTTTATGGTAGAAACATCAATTCTTACCTATTTTAATCAGCCGCTCATTGATGCGTATCAGCCAGGTTCAGATCTCAAAGCGTTGTTAGCGTCGTTTACGAAACGTCATATTATGGTGCAGTATGTTGGTTCGGATGTGCGATATCATCATATGTGGCAGGATTTTCTACGTCGTAAATTTCAAAGTCTTCCGGATCATGAGGCAATCCGACGGCGTATTGTTGCAATCTATACCGATCAAGGGGATGCGTATGAAGCGATTGAACATCTCTTTGAACTCAAGGACTATGTTGCAATCATGGCGCGTGTCGTAACATTGGCACAATCAGCAACGACGTTCGCATTCTTGGGTCGTGTTCCAATAATGGCAATCGTCGATAATTTTGAGTTCGCCTACCAAAAACTCTTTTATCACTATGCCAATATGGAATTCAGTGCGTGCACAGAGATCTTTCGAGTAATCAGTACGACTGAAAATTTGGACCCGCAATTCCAAGCGTTCAAAGGACTTGAAATCCTGATTGAACCTGCGAATGTGGGGTATCAGCATGACACCGTCGAAACACCACGTGCTTCAGAACTGACCCAAGCCTTAGTAGGAGTTCGAAATGCTGCGATGCATTATTATAGAGATCGATTCCACGATGCTCTGATGGTTCTGCAAGCAATCGATGTCTCTACAGTTGAAAGCGAAAACCCATACTTGCGTTTTTATGTGCTAAATATAACGGCGCAAGTTTATGAGGAACTGGGGTATCTAAAGCAAGCACTGAATGCATCCAAGCGGCTGCAGGATTACATCCGTACAATGGCAATGCTCGATTTTATTCGTGTAAGTCACACCATCAGTGAAATTGGGATTCTCTTGAAACAATATCGATTGGGGGATGTTGAAGTCGCGTTGGAATCCATTGGTGCACGCTATTTGATAGACTTCACCAATATGCAAACTGCGTATCAGTATAATTATGTAGAGTATCTGTATCTTAGAGGAAACATCGAAGTGGCATACAGAGAATTTGAAAATGTTGTCCAGCATGGATTGAAGGATGGCTTGCTTGCCTACTCAAGCATCTTGAAACATCCAATTATTCATCAACAACTTTCGTTGACCCTGCGAAATCAATTCAAAGACAGTTATGCAAAAGCAGATTTTCACACGTTAAACAGCCAATTGGTTTACGTGCGTTTGTTGTTGATGGAGCAAAAACGGGATATTGCCATTGAATTGGTAGATCGCATTCTTGTACACGCACGGCGTGAACGCATACACTTGAAGGTGGTTGAAGCATCACTGATTAAAGCATCCATCGTCAATGATGCGCGCATACAAATTGCTTTGTATAAAGAGGCGCTTTATTATGCTCATCAGGATTGCATTATGGAACCGTTTATGGAAGATCGTCAGGCAACCCTTTCGATAATTCAAACCCACGGGAATCATCTTCTTACAGATGTGAGTCAAGCAGAACTGCATTTTCATCAACAAATTTGCGCACATTTAAACGTGAATCAAGAACAACTTACCGAGCGTGAAGTTGAAGTGCTGAAGGCCTTAGCACAAGGAAAAACAAATCGGGAAATCGCCGAGCGTTTGTTTATTTCATTAGCAACCGTAAAAACACATCTCATCAATCTCTATCGTAAATTAGAGGTGAGTTCGCGCGTTCAAGCAGTTCAAAAAGGCGTTGCGTTGGGAATCATCAAATTAGAGTCGATTTCTTAA
- a CDS encoding ABC transporter permease, which produces MRALWIKNWQRFVQRKFVLIMMMSLTLIAILVAVFSTTVTPKVANLVVVGDGVVPHEEAFNITRQDTQPLYSDLVSNRFDAVITFVGESVRVSSLKSVDKVQQIEMTLGKGQPQITLTNGEIGQRIVTYMSVFLLMQGAYMMFLVGDDLQGGQRQRILTSPMRAKQYTVGNISFMFVFITATTMAFLLAMRLFGVNLGYTLITYFLYVSTLTLVGIAFSFLMFVIVKKTDGATMLTQAALILTTLLANASVDQSSLLHSVVSALPQHAIYQPYGVYYGIILSGVFLFIASMLVQRAHNN; this is translated from the coding sequence ATGAGAGCCTTGTGGATAAAAAACTGGCAACGGTTTGTACAACGAAAGTTTGTTCTAATTATGATGATGAGTTTGACCCTAATAGCAATTCTAGTTGCTGTATTTTCAACCACGGTAACACCAAAGGTAGCCAACCTTGTGGTCGTGGGTGATGGGGTAGTTCCCCATGAAGAGGCGTTCAATATTACGCGCCAAGACACACAACCTCTTTACAGTGACCTGGTGTCAAATCGCTTTGATGCTGTAATCACCTTTGTGGGCGAGTCGGTGCGGGTTTCGTCGCTTAAGAGTGTGGACAAGGTGCAGCAAATTGAGATGACATTAGGAAAAGGTCAACCTCAGATTACGTTAACCAACGGCGAAATTGGTCAACGCATTGTGACGTACATGAGTGTGTTCCTTTTAATGCAAGGCGCATACATGATGTTCTTGGTTGGTGATGATCTTCAAGGCGGTCAGCGCCAACGTATTTTAACCAGTCCAATGCGTGCAAAACAGTACACAGTTGGAAACATAAGTTTTATGTTTGTATTCATCACCGCGACGACAATGGCATTTTTACTCGCCATGCGCTTGTTTGGCGTAAATCTTGGGTATACGCTCATAACTTATTTTCTCTACGTATCGACACTGACCCTTGTAGGGATTGCGTTTTCTTTTTTAATGTTTGTGATTGTCAAGAAAACAGATGGTGCAACGATGTTAACGCAAGCTGCCCTAATTCTAACAACACTATTGGCAAATGCATCTGTTGACCAAAGCAGTCTCTTACACAGTGTTGTATCGGCATTGCCACAACATGCGATCTATCAACCCTACGGCGTCTATTATGGTATTATTTTGTCAGGAGTATTCCTGTTTATCGCAAGTATGTTAGTACAAAGAGCGCATAATAACTAA
- a CDS encoding ABC transporter permease, with the protein MRQFIRILRMDLVNLFSNPVWLFMNAGFPLLLFFIIGNLTRSHYGDTLSSFDYYAVTLLVYTAVNSAVMASNTFLENQIKSANIRIAYAPIKPKFIFETKIFATQIFIWVLMVVMALIMRFTTGANFGGIPGLLALGAISFFASCLGVMVACFMRSEETANMLVSNLIALFAILGGTFYSLEGFGSVFVMLSNLSFVKWIQTGMFQLIYDQRSSLIVTTTVVLVLLGLVMMWISRKVFKVEDYL; encoded by the coding sequence ATGAGACAATTTATAAGAATACTGCGAATGGATTTGGTTAACCTTTTTTCCAATCCAGTGTGGCTGTTTATGAATGCGGGGTTTCCTTTGCTTTTATTCTTTATAATTGGGAATTTGACGCGTTCACACTATGGGGACACACTTTCTTCTTTTGATTACTATGCTGTGACATTACTTGTTTATACTGCTGTGAATAGCGCAGTGATGGCTTCCAATACATTTTTAGAGAATCAGATTAAGTCGGCGAACATTCGTATTGCCTATGCGCCCATTAAACCGAAATTCATCTTTGAAACGAAGATATTCGCGACGCAAATCTTTATCTGGGTATTGATGGTTGTGATGGCGTTGATTATGCGATTTACCACAGGCGCTAACTTTGGTGGTATCCCAGGGTTGCTTGCGTTGGGGGCGATTTCATTCTTTGCTTCTTGCCTGGGCGTTATGGTAGCTTGCTTTATGCGTTCAGAGGAAACAGCGAATATGCTCGTAAGCAATCTCATTGCACTGTTCGCAATTCTAGGAGGCACATTTTATTCACTTGAGGGGTTTGGGTCCGTATTTGTAATGTTATCAAATCTTTCATTTGTGAAGTGGATTCAAACCGGTATGTTCCAACTCATATACGATCAAAGAAGTAGCCTTATTGTTACAACAACTGTGGTTTTAGTTCTCCTCGGTCTTGTGATGATGTGGATCTCACGAAAAGTGTTTAAAGTGGAGGATTATTTATGA
- a CDS encoding ATP-binding cassette domain-containing protein has product MLEIYELNKKFGDKEVVKNINFKVDAQEVLCILGPNGAGKSTTINMLTGTLAPNGGKILFAGKPIQENLQDYKQVLGVVPQEIALYEDLTALQNITFFASLYNIPKRKLNMKCMRALEYVGLGDRAKDRVKTYSGG; this is encoded by the coding sequence ATGTTAGAAATATATGAATTAAATAAAAAGTTTGGTGATAAGGAAGTGGTAAAGAACATAAACTTTAAGGTTGATGCACAAGAGGTGCTTTGTATCCTTGGTCCCAATGGAGCGGGGAAAAGCACGACGATTAACATGCTGACAGGAACGCTTGCCCCGAATGGTGGTAAAATCTTGTTCGCTGGAAAACCAATTCAAGAGAATCTTCAAGACTACAAACAAGTTTTAGGTGTAGTTCCCCAAGAAATTGCTTTGTACGAAGATTTGACAGCACTTCAGAATATTACCTTTTTTGCTTCGCTCTACAACATTCCTAAAAGAAAACTCAACATGAAGTGCATGCGCGCGCTTGAGTATGTGGGGTTGGGCGACCGGGCGAAGGATCGTGTCAAGACATATTCTGGGGGATGA
- a CDS encoding acetyl-CoA C-acetyltransferase, protein MIYLRDVVIVGAARTAIGKFGGSFLNTSAVELGTAVIEEAINRAQIKPTDVDYVVMGNVIQSGLGQNPGRQAAVRAGVPYSTPAMTINEMCGSGMKSIHLGMQSIMLGESDVVVVGGFENLSQAPHLVKNGRFGSKMQNLITVDATTVDGYTDAFTQELMGMTAEHVATQFNVSREDQDAFALESQRRATRAQELGIFKDEIVPVDTGKSIMETDEYIRPNSSIEALQKLKPSFKQDGTVTAGNSSGVNDGAAALVIMSREKAEAMNLNIIATINGFAEVGIDPSIMGYAPYLAVDTLMKKTNTDINTVDRFELNEAFAAQSLAVIRDLKISEEKVNVNGGAISIGHPIGASGARIMVTLLYELMHSDTKRGVASLCIGGGMGVAMLVDRE, encoded by the coding sequence GTGATTTATTTGCGAGACGTAGTAATCGTAGGTGCAGCACGTACTGCCATTGGAAAGTTCGGAGGAAGTTTTCTGAACACATCAGCAGTAGAACTTGGAACTGCAGTTATTGAAGAAGCAATAAATCGTGCTCAAATTAAACCCACTGACGTCGATTATGTTGTCATGGGTAATGTCATTCAATCTGGTCTTGGACAAAATCCAGGACGTCAAGCAGCGGTTAGAGCAGGCGTACCCTACTCAACACCAGCGATGACAATTAATGAAATGTGTGGTTCAGGAATGAAGTCCATTCACTTAGGTATGCAATCAATCATGCTGGGTGAAAGTGATGTCGTTGTTGTCGGAGGATTTGAGAATCTCTCACAAGCCCCACATTTGGTTAAGAATGGACGCTTTGGTTCAAAAATGCAAAATCTCATAACAGTCGATGCAACAACAGTTGATGGTTATACAGATGCATTTACACAAGAACTGATGGGAATGACTGCAGAGCATGTAGCAACACAATTTAATGTGAGTCGCGAAGATCAAGATGCATTTGCACTTGAATCGCAAAGACGCGCAACCCGTGCTCAAGAGTTAGGAATTTTCAAAGATGAAATCGTACCTGTAGATACAGGAAAGAGCATCATGGAAACGGATGAATACATTCGTCCCAACTCATCAATTGAAGCATTACAAAAACTAAAACCAAGCTTCAAGCAAGATGGAACTGTTACGGCAGGAAACTCATCGGGCGTTAATGATGGTGCAGCAGCACTTGTCATTATGAGCCGAGAAAAAGCTGAAGCCATGAATCTAAATATTATTGCGACCATTAATGGTTTTGCTGAAGTGGGGATTGATCCATCAATTATGGGTTATGCACCGTATCTTGCAGTGGATACATTAATGAAGAAAACAAATACAGATATCAATACAGTCGATCGTTTTGAATTGAACGAAGCGTTCGCTGCGCAATCATTAGCCGTTATTCGTGATTTGAAAATCAGTGAAGAAAAGGTTAATGTCAATGGTGGTGCCATTTCAATTGGTCATCCAATTGGTGCTTCAGGAGCACGCATTATGGTTACCTTGCTTTATGAACTGATGCACTCAGATACAAAACGAGGTGTTGCCTCATTATGTATTGGTGGTGGCATGGGTGTTGCGATGCTTGTTGATCGAGAATAG